From the genome of Caloranaerobacter sp. TR13, one region includes:
- a CDS encoding FAD:protein FMN transferase, translated as MGKFKRIICLLLILALFLSLVGCSTKIRNKPLTRTEFLLGTIVTVNIYQDANPIVLDKVFERIKDIDNKMSKNIKDSDIYKVNINSGNDYIKVSEDVFDVIKRGIFYSKLSNGKFDITIGPLVELWGIGTDRAKVPSEEEINNTIKLIDYKKILLDEKEKKVKLMEKGMKIDLGGIAKGYAADEVADILINENVKHAIINLGGNIFALGSKPDGSPWNIGVQNPFTKRGDYIGIVKVIDKTVVTSGVYERYFEQNGKRYHHILDPYTGYPVENSLVSVSIITNKSIDADALSTVAFSLGLSEGKRLIENLDGVEAIFITKDKRVFITDGLNNTFKLTNPDFHMQK; from the coding sequence ATGGGAAAATTTAAGAGAATTATTTGTTTATTGTTAATTCTTGCATTGTTTTTGAGTTTAGTAGGATGCTCAACAAAAATTAGAAACAAACCATTAACAAGAACAGAATTCCTTTTAGGGACTATAGTAACAGTGAATATTTATCAGGATGCTAACCCAATTGTACTTGATAAGGTATTTGAAAGGATTAAAGATATAGATAACAAAATGAGTAAAAACATTAAAGATAGTGATATTTATAAAGTTAATATTAACTCAGGAAATGATTATATCAAAGTTTCTGAAGATGTATTTGATGTAATTAAAAGAGGGATTTTTTATTCTAAATTGTCTAATGGGAAATTTGATATTACTATAGGACCTTTAGTTGAATTATGGGGAATAGGCACAGATAGGGCTAAAGTGCCGAGTGAAGAAGAAATAAATAATACTATAAAACTAATTGATTATAAAAAGATACTATTAGATGAAAAAGAGAAAAAAGTAAAACTTATGGAAAAAGGTATGAAAATAGACCTTGGAGGAATTGCGAAAGGTTATGCTGCTGATGAAGTAGCTGATATTTTAATAAATGAAAATGTAAAGCATGCTATTATAAATTTAGGAGGAAATATTTTTGCTTTAGGTAGTAAACCTGATGGGTCTCCTTGGAATATAGGAGTTCAGAATCCTTTTACTAAAAGAGGAGATTATATTGGGATAGTTAAGGTTATAGATAAGACTGTAGTTACGTCAGGTGTATATGAGAGGTATTTTGAGCAGAATGGAAAAAGATATCACCATATATTAGATCCTTATACAGGATATCCAGTAGAAAACTCATTGGTAAGTGTTTCGATAATAACAAATAAATCAATTGATGCAGATGCACTTTCAACTGTTGCTTTTTCTTTAGGGCTTTCTGAAGGAAAAAGACTAATAGAAAATTTAGATGGAGTAGAAGCTATATTTATTACTAAAGACAAACGTGTTTTTATTACAGATGGACTTAATAATACTTTCAAGTTAACTAATCCAGATTTTCATATGCAAAAATAA
- a CDS encoding FMN-binding protein, which translates to MKRISYIIVFTIITMLAITGCNSVTDKDMSYKDGTYKASDDYDKYGWKAEISITYKDGKIVDVVFNEVNKEGQNKNENKEYAKKMKEASGITPEDVKVKLEKELVSKQDVDKVDVVTGATYTSERFKKLAKKAMNKNMK; encoded by the coding sequence ATGAAAAGGATATCTTATATTATTGTTTTTACAATAATTACAATGTTAGCTATAACAGGGTGCAATTCAGTAACTGACAAGGATATGAGCTATAAGGATGGTACTTATAAAGCGTCTGATGATTATGATAAATATGGGTGGAAAGCAGAAATTTCAATAACCTATAAGGATGGTAAAATAGTTGATGTTGTATTTAATGAAGTTAACAAAGAAGGACAAAATAAAAATGAAAATAAAGAATATGCTAAAAAAATGAAAGAAGCATCTGGAATAACTCCAGAAGATGTTAAGGTTAAATTAGAGAAAGAGCTTGTTAGTAAACAGGATGTCGATAAAGTAGATGTAGTTACTGGTGCAACGTATACTAGCGAAAGATTTAAAAAATTAGCTAAAAAGGCTATGAATAAGAATATGAAATAA